The following are encoded together in the Elusimicrobiota bacterium genome:
- a CDS encoding RNA-binding protein: MGKKLYVGSLPTGFTDVQLNALFAACGTVASAEVMKEKRTGQSRGFGFVEMSTHEEAQEAIKKFHNSTVGDKQIVVNEAKPMPEKPQRGFRGFDGGGASGYGGRGGGYGGSSDKKGGFGGGMHQKGHDRRGGGGKGGD; this comes from the coding sequence ATGGGAAAAAAACTCTACGTCGGAAGCCTGCCGACCGGATTCACCGACGTCCAGCTCAACGCGCTGTTCGCGGCCTGCGGCACCGTCGCCAGCGCCGAAGTCATGAAGGAGAAAAGGACCGGCCAATCACGCGGCTTCGGCTTCGTGGAGATGTCCACGCACGAGGAAGCCCAGGAAGCCATCAAGAAGTTCCACAACTCCACCGTCGGAGACAAACAGATCGTCGTCAACGAAGCCAAGCCCATGCCGGAGAAGCCCCAGAGAGGGTTCCGCGGATTCGACGGCGGCGGCGCAAGCGGCTATGGCGGCCGCGGCGGAGGCTACGGCGGCTCCTCCGATAAGAAAGGCGGGTTCGGCGGCGGGATGCATCAGAAAGGCCACGACCGCAGAGGCGGCGGCGGCAAAGGCGGCGACTGA
- the typA gene encoding translational GTPase TypA yields MSSPKTRRNDLRNIAIIAHVDHGKTTLVDALLKQTGGFKVKADAAQEQVLDSNELERERGITILAKNTSVVYGDVTINIVDTPGHADFGSEVERILKMVDGALLLVDAVEGPMPQTRFVLRKALALGLHPIVVINKMDREHAKPNEALDRVFSLFIDLGATDPQMDFPVVYASGREGWASLTTTPGRDVTPLLDTILKAVPAPAVDPDRPLQMLVTMLDYNNYVGRIGIGRVVNGRIVKGTPVGLIKPTGESFTGKVARLERFYGLERREVDFASAGDVVAVAGLPEIHVGDTVTSAEHPEALPPLEIDEPTLSMEIMVNNSPFAGREGKFVTGRHLRDRLLREKEINVGLRVEALEGEGHFKISGRGELHLSILIETMRREGYELAVARPEVIFKDSPQGLLEPMEYLVVDIPSDYQGTVIESMGRRNAKMVNMAPEGTTRTRLEYEIASRALMGFKSELMTTTRGMGLMHHAFHGYGPKGPDPGLRSQGVFVAKETGRTTGYALASLQEHAQMFLGPGVDVYEGMVVGLADTDNDFVVNPCKAKAMSNMRSKASDEAIDLTPPRIMTLEQSLEFIDDTELVEATPQSIRLRKKIMNASFRKRDDKRREGAAD; encoded by the coding sequence GTGAGCTCCCCCAAGACCCGCAGGAATGACCTGCGCAACATCGCGATCATCGCGCACGTGGACCACGGCAAGACCACGCTGGTCGACGCCCTGCTCAAGCAGACCGGGGGCTTCAAGGTAAAAGCCGACGCGGCCCAGGAGCAGGTGCTCGACTCCAACGAGCTCGAGCGCGAGCGCGGCATCACCATCCTGGCCAAGAACACCTCGGTGGTGTACGGGGACGTGACCATCAACATCGTGGACACCCCCGGCCACGCGGATTTCGGCTCCGAGGTGGAGCGCATCCTCAAGATGGTCGACGGGGCCCTCCTACTGGTCGACGCGGTCGAGGGGCCCATGCCGCAGACGCGCTTCGTGCTGCGCAAGGCCCTGGCCTTGGGCCTGCACCCGATCGTGGTCATCAATAAAATGGACCGCGAGCACGCCAAGCCCAACGAGGCTTTGGACCGGGTCTTCAGCCTGTTCATCGACCTGGGCGCCACGGACCCGCAGATGGACTTCCCGGTGGTCTACGCCTCGGGACGCGAGGGCTGGGCCAGCCTCACCACCACGCCCGGCAGGGACGTGACTCCTCTGCTGGACACCATCCTCAAGGCCGTCCCCGCGCCCGCCGTGGACCCGGACCGGCCCCTGCAGATGCTGGTGACCATGCTGGACTACAACAACTACGTGGGCCGCATCGGCATCGGCCGGGTGGTCAACGGCCGGATCGTCAAGGGCACGCCGGTGGGCCTCATCAAGCCGACCGGAGAGTCGTTCACCGGCAAGGTGGCCCGCCTGGAGCGCTTCTACGGGCTGGAACGGCGCGAGGTGGACTTCGCCAGCGCGGGCGACGTGGTGGCCGTGGCGGGCCTGCCTGAGATCCACGTGGGCGACACGGTGACCTCGGCCGAGCATCCCGAGGCTCTGCCGCCGCTGGAGATCGACGAGCCGACCCTGTCCATGGAGATCATGGTCAACAACAGCCCGTTCGCGGGCCGCGAGGGCAAGTTCGTGACCGGGCGGCACCTGCGCGACCGGCTGCTGCGCGAGAAGGAGATCAACGTGGGCCTGCGCGTGGAGGCCCTGGAGGGCGAGGGGCATTTCAAGATCTCCGGCCGGGGCGAGTTGCACCTCTCCATCCTCATCGAGACCATGCGCCGCGAGGGCTACGAGCTGGCCGTGGCCAGGCCCGAGGTGATCTTCAAGGACTCCCCCCAGGGCCTGCTGGAGCCGATGGAATACCTGGTCGTCGACATCCCGAGCGACTATCAGGGCACGGTCATCGAGTCCATGGGCCGGCGCAACGCCAAGATGGTGAACATGGCTCCGGAAGGCACGACCCGCACCCGCCTGGAGTACGAGATCGCGTCCCGGGCCTTGATGGGCTTCAAGTCGGAGCTGATGACCACCACCCGGGGCATGGGCCTGATGCACCACGCCTTCCATGGCTACGGCCCCAAGGGGCCGGACCCGGGGCTGCGCTCGCAGGGGGTCTTCGTGGCCAAGGAGACGGGCCGCACCACGGGCTACGCCCTGGCCAGCCTGCAGGAGCACGCCCAGATGTTCCTGGGCCCGGGCGTGGACGTCTACGAGGGGATGGTGGTGGGCCTGGCGGACACGGACAACGATTTCGTGGTCAACCCGTGCAAGGCCAAGGCCATGAGCAACATGCGCTCCAAGGCCAGCGACGAGGCCATAGACCTGACCCCTCCGCGCATCATGACCCTGGAGCAGTCGCTGGAGTTCATCGACGATACGGAGCTGGTGGAAGCCACGCCGCAGAGCATCCGGCTGCGCAAGAAGATCATGAACGCCAGCTTCCGCAAGCGCGACGACAAGCGGCGCGAGGGAGCGGCGGACTAG
- a CDS encoding PaaI family thioesterase, producing the protein MSNPDSGGPSLQERYAPNGTCFGCGPANPDGLRIQSRLSGDAVVAEWRAKPEHEAFPGFLNGGIAGALLDCHSNWAATHHLMVSGKLDAPPCTVTAEYHVRFKRPIPTSGPIILSARVVEAATDRATTEATLEAGGQICATCRGAFVAVKPGHPAYHRW; encoded by the coding sequence ATGAGCAACCCCGATAGCGGCGGACCCAGCCTGCAGGAACGCTACGCCCCCAACGGCACCTGCTTCGGCTGCGGCCCCGCCAACCCCGACGGCCTGCGCATCCAGAGCCGCCTCAGCGGCGACGCCGTGGTGGCCGAATGGCGCGCCAAGCCCGAGCACGAAGCCTTCCCGGGCTTTCTCAACGGCGGCATAGCCGGAGCCCTGCTCGACTGCCACTCCAACTGGGCCGCCACCCACCACCTCATGGTCTCGGGAAAGCTCGACGCCCCGCCCTGCACCGTCACGGCCGAGTACCACGTCCGGTTCAAGCGGCCCATCCCCACGAGCGGGCCCATCATCCTCTCGGCTCGGGTGGTCGAGGCCGCAACGGACCGCGCCACCACCGAGGCCACCCTCGAAGCCGGCGGCCAAATCTGCGCCACCTGCCGCGGCGCATTCGTGGCGGTCAAGCCCGGACACCCGGCCTATCACCGGTGGTGA
- the rsgA gene encoding ribosome small subunit-dependent GTPase A encodes MSALAFGGNTRERSPVCVGDRVRVAGDVIVGRCVRRNRLIRSAPNSRDPLLHVIAANIDCLVVVAAAREPDFSAGIVDRFLVAASSQGIAPVLCVNKLDLIKPGAKKAWSHYPAAGVALVECSARSGAGAQELAALLRGKTAAFCGHSGVGKTSLLRRLLGDEGFGRVGELSGTSNMGRHTTSGAVLLPAADGSVWIDTPGIMNFALVDVDRAGLLQHFPELAKAAAGCPEGCLHDAEPGCALAGLPRLRSYRQILGSL; translated from the coding sequence ATGAGCGCGCTGGCCTTCGGCGGGAACACGCGCGAGCGCTCGCCGGTCTGCGTGGGAGATCGGGTCCGGGTCGCCGGCGACGTCATCGTGGGGCGCTGCGTGCGGCGCAACCGGCTCATCCGCTCGGCGCCCAATTCGCGCGACCCTCTGCTGCACGTGATCGCGGCGAACATCGACTGCCTGGTGGTGGTGGCGGCGGCGCGCGAGCCGGACTTCTCGGCCGGGATCGTGGACCGGTTCCTGGTGGCGGCCTCGTCGCAGGGCATCGCTCCGGTGCTCTGCGTCAATAAGCTGGACCTGATCAAGCCCGGGGCCAAGAAGGCCTGGTCGCACTATCCGGCGGCGGGCGTGGCCCTGGTGGAGTGCAGCGCGCGCAGCGGGGCGGGGGCGCAGGAACTAGCCGCGCTCCTGCGCGGCAAGACCGCGGCCTTCTGCGGGCATTCGGGGGTGGGCAAGACCTCGCTCCTGCGGCGGCTGCTGGGCGACGAGGGTTTCGGCCGGGTCGGCGAGCTTTCCGGGACCTCGAACATGGGCCGCCACACCACGAGCGGGGCCGTGCTGCTGCCCGCCGCCGACGGCTCGGTCTGGATAGACACCCCCGGCATCATGAACTTCGCTTTGGTGGACGTCGACCGGGCCGGCTTGCTCCAGCATTTCCCGGAGCTCGCCAAAGCCGCGGCAGGTTGTCCCGAGGGCTGTCTCCACGACGCGGAGCCGGGGTGCGCGTTGGCCGGCTTGCCGCGTTTGCGCAGCTACCGGCAGATCCTGGGCTCGCTGTAA
- the pap gene encoding polyphosphate:AMP phosphotransferase — protein MFETAEVGNRLEKADYKRQEPKLRTALLEAQRALAGSDFSLVLLIGGVEGAGKTEFTNQLLEWLDARGLAVHAWGDPTDEERERPFFWRFWRILPPKRKAAVLLSSWYSGPIVSRVMKETGQAELDQRLDQVMEFERMLVAEGVLLVKLWFHISKSEQRRRFEKLEADPDARWRVTKQDWRFHKRYDRFREVCEHSLMKTSTGEAPWHIVEATDRRYRNLTAGRLVLEALERRLEESRSAVKPEHKPDHPKPKANSVIRKLDLNLKLDPAAFDKKLERLQNRIGTLTRCLRKKGRSLTLAFEGADAAGKGGAIRRLTQAMDARLFRVDSVAAPSDEERARPYLWRFWRDLPRVGRVTLYDRSWYGRVLVERVEGFALPQEWRRAFAEINAFEEQMAESGIIVRKFWLALTADEQLKRFKDRQVTPYKQYKITEEDWRNRAKWDAYEAAACEMIERTSTEHAPWVLVEANDKRWARIKILQAVADALESEL, from the coding sequence ATGTTCGAGACTGCGGAAGTCGGCAATCGCCTGGAGAAGGCGGACTACAAGCGCCAGGAGCCCAAGCTGCGCACCGCCCTTCTGGAGGCCCAGCGGGCCCTGGCCGGATCAGATTTCTCCTTGGTCCTGCTCATCGGGGGGGTGGAAGGCGCGGGCAAGACGGAGTTCACCAACCAGCTCCTGGAATGGCTCGACGCGCGCGGGCTGGCGGTGCACGCCTGGGGCGACCCGACCGACGAGGAGCGCGAGCGGCCGTTCTTCTGGCGCTTCTGGCGCATCCTGCCGCCCAAGCGCAAGGCCGCCGTCCTGCTGAGCTCCTGGTACTCCGGGCCGATCGTGAGCCGGGTCATGAAGGAGACGGGGCAGGCCGAACTGGACCAGCGCCTCGACCAGGTCATGGAGTTCGAGCGCATGCTGGTGGCCGAAGGGGTGCTGCTGGTCAAGCTCTGGTTCCACATCTCCAAGTCCGAGCAGCGCCGGCGCTTCGAGAAGCTGGAGGCGGACCCGGACGCGCGCTGGCGGGTGACCAAGCAGGACTGGAGGTTCCACAAGCGCTACGACAGGTTCCGGGAGGTCTGCGAGCACTCTTTGATGAAGACCTCGACCGGGGAGGCTCCCTGGCACATCGTGGAGGCGACGGACCGGCGCTACCGCAACCTGACGGCGGGGCGTCTCGTGCTCGAAGCTCTGGAGCGCCGCCTGGAGGAGTCGCGCAGCGCGGTCAAGCCGGAGCATAAGCCGGACCATCCCAAGCCCAAGGCCAACAGCGTGATCCGCAAGCTGGACCTGAACCTGAAGCTCGACCCGGCCGCTTTCGACAAGAAGCTGGAACGGCTGCAGAACCGCATCGGGACGCTCACGCGCTGCCTGCGCAAGAAGGGGCGCTCCTTGACCTTGGCCTTCGAGGGGGCGGACGCGGCGGGCAAGGGGGGGGCGATCCGCAGGCTGACCCAGGCCATGGACGCGCGGCTCTTCCGAGTGGACTCGGTGGCGGCGCCCTCCGACGAGGAGAGGGCGCGGCCGTATCTGTGGCGCTTCTGGCGCGACCTGCCGCGGGTGGGGCGGGTGACGCTCTACGACCGGAGCTGGTACGGGCGGGTGCTGGTGGAGCGCGTGGAGGGCTTCGCCCTGCCGCAGGAGTGGCGGCGGGCCTTCGCGGAGATCAACGCCTTCGAGGAGCAGATGGCGGAATCCGGGATCATCGTGCGCAAGTTCTGGCTGGCGCTGACCGCCGACGAGCAGCTCAAGCGCTTCAAGGACCGGCAGGTGACTCCTTATAAGCAGTACAAGATCACGGAGGAGGACTGGCGCAACCGGGCCAAGTGGGACGCTTACGAGGCGGCGGCCTGCGAGATGATCGAGCGCACCAGCACGGAGCACGCGCCGTGGGTGCTGGTCGAGGCCAACGATAAGCGCTGGGCCCGGATCAAGATCCTGCAGGCCGTGGCCGACGCCCTGGAAAGCGAGCTCTAG
- a CDS encoding phosphate acyltransferase, with the protein MKFNNFDELVRLVKGRPNRIVSPGAGTPEVIEAIKIADDYGLISGGVLIGDTARIKALAAEARLDLNRFELCDCPDQAQMCKAAVGFIREGKGDILVKGHVDSALYVKAIMSKEARLMLPGTTLSHFALFETARYHKLFGIADSAVLIAPNLERKRKIIQNSVDIMRACGVEKPKVAVICPVEKVNPALPSTVDAAELAKMSQDGRIRNAVVEGPYDLYIALSRKLADQKGVQGGQVPGEADILLLPNLESCNPLYKALNFFAEGVKQGGFVAGAAVPVLLPSRTDPPSTKALSIALASFLKDQKKAEGADHEQPR; encoded by the coding sequence ATGAAATTCAACAACTTCGACGAACTGGTCCGGCTGGTCAAGGGCAGGCCCAACCGCATCGTCTCCCCCGGCGCCGGCACCCCGGAGGTCATCGAAGCCATCAAAATCGCCGACGACTACGGCCTCATCTCCGGCGGCGTCCTCATCGGCGACACCGCCCGGATCAAGGCCTTGGCCGCCGAGGCCCGGCTCGACCTGAACAGGTTCGAGCTCTGCGACTGCCCGGACCAAGCCCAGATGTGCAAGGCCGCCGTCGGCTTCATCAGGGAGGGCAAGGGAGACATCCTGGTCAAAGGCCACGTCGACTCGGCCCTCTACGTCAAGGCCATCATGAGCAAGGAAGCCAGGCTCATGCTGCCCGGAACCACCCTCTCCCACTTCGCCCTCTTCGAGACCGCCCGCTACCACAAGCTCTTCGGCATCGCCGACTCCGCCGTCCTCATCGCTCCCAACCTCGAGCGCAAGCGCAAGATCATCCAGAACTCCGTCGACATCATGCGCGCCTGCGGCGTGGAAAAGCCCAAGGTCGCCGTCATCTGCCCCGTGGAGAAGGTCAATCCCGCCCTGCCCAGCACCGTGGACGCCGCGGAACTGGCCAAGATGAGCCAGGACGGCCGCATCCGGAACGCCGTGGTGGAAGGGCCCTACGACCTCTACATCGCCCTTTCCCGCAAGCTCGCCGACCAGAAGGGCGTCCAGGGCGGCCAGGTCCCGGGCGAGGCGGACATCCTGCTCCTGCCCAACCTGGAGTCGTGCAACCCTCTCTACAAGGCCCTCAACTTCTTCGCCGAAGGCGTCAAACAAGGCGGCTTCGTGGCCGGGGCCGCCGTGCCGGTGCTGCTGCCCTCGCGCACCGACCCGCCTTCCACCAAAGCGCTCTCCATCGCGCTGGCCTCATTCTTGAAGGATCAGAAGAAAGCCGAAGGAGCTGACCATGAGCAACCCCGATAG